In Alteromonas mediterranea DE, a single genomic region encodes these proteins:
- a CDS encoding glycosyltransferase, protein MEYSARPAVFIINSLEGGGAERVMVKLLTIMQSYFVAKNIPVHLILLDDLPESQVCPEYVNKIVLDSQGSLVSGYQQLKPVLAELNPEYCFSFLTRSNFLNVTLAKRLKFKAIISERVNTTSHLSGGLKDSVSRLLVRLLYNKADSVVAVSEGVKADLIDNYAVSRGKISVLYNPYDIEQLQAQASENVQDLPVKPYIIGVGRLVKNKNFSLLLNAYAKANIAENLVILGVGDEEANLKAQAKELGIENKTQFLGFKANPYPYLSNAEYFVSTSNAEGFPNAIVEAMCLEKAVIATNCESGPAEIIAEQYPYRVTGASNEKNGILCELNNAEGVASALSSFSDETVRASYAAKSKSCAKQFSYNAFQDKVIAIIEKVCE, encoded by the coding sequence ATGGAGTACTCAGCGCGTCCAGCGGTGTTTATCATTAATTCACTTGAAGGCGGTGGCGCTGAACGAGTCATGGTTAAACTGTTAACCATAATGCAATCTTATTTCGTTGCTAAAAACATTCCTGTACATCTAATTCTGCTAGACGACTTGCCCGAATCTCAAGTTTGCCCTGAATACGTAAATAAAATAGTGCTTGATTCCCAAGGCAGTTTAGTTTCAGGTTATCAACAGCTTAAGCCCGTTTTAGCAGAACTAAACCCAGAATATTGCTTCAGCTTTTTAACAAGAAGTAACTTCTTAAACGTTACCTTGGCTAAACGGCTAAAATTTAAAGCCATAATAAGCGAGCGGGTTAATACAACAAGCCATCTTTCTGGCGGGCTAAAAGACAGTGTTAGCCGACTTTTGGTTCGTTTGCTTTACAACAAAGCTGACAGCGTTGTAGCCGTTTCTGAAGGTGTAAAAGCCGACCTTATCGACAACTATGCAGTATCAAGAGGTAAAATTTCGGTGCTGTATAACCCGTATGATATCGAGCAACTTCAGGCTCAGGCATCGGAAAATGTGCAGGATCTACCGGTAAAGCCCTACATTATTGGGGTAGGGCGCTTAGTCAAAAATAAAAATTTCTCTTTACTACTTAACGCCTATGCTAAAGCTAACATAGCAGAAAACTTAGTAATTCTGGGCGTGGGCGATGAAGAAGCGAACCTAAAAGCACAAGCAAAAGAGCTAGGAATTGAAAACAAAACGCAGTTTCTTGGTTTTAAAGCAAACCCATACCCTTATTTAAGCAATGCCGAATACTTTGTAAGTACGTCGAACGCTGAAGGCTTCCCTAATGCCATTGTTGAAGCCATGTGTTTAGAAAAAGCAGTAATAGCAACAAACTGCGAATCTGGCCCTGCGGAAATTATTGCCGAGCAATATCCTTACAGAGTAACTGGCGCTAGTAATGAAAAAAACGGTATTCTTTGTGAGTTAAATAACGCTGAAGGTGTTGCAAGTGCGTTAAGCTCATTCAGTGATGAAACTGTTCGGGCATCTTACGCTGCAAAAAGCAAAAGCTGTGCAAAGCAATTTTCTTACAATGCCTTTCAAGACAAAGTAATAGCCATTATTGAAAAGGTTTGCGAATAA
- a CDS encoding EAL domain-containing protein, which yields MRLSTQLSTSLLVFLILVFAGSFFINVKLTREYVNEQLATHAQDTATSLGLSITPYLGDANGLIVAETMVNAIFDRGFYQYITITDMEGNLLIERRNPNTVDTVPTWFTDIVEVNPPVEKTELNDGWTMAGELAVQSHPGLANETLWESVKQSAFMFFAAFVFAYIALLFIITAITKPLRIVVNKIEDIQNQKFSHINYKPFTKELSFITQAVNRLSSSVEVMFKELTQKAEQFRIQAFEDSLTGVQNRSAFTRHMNALLSKTATSDEGYVMLIRLAQLNAINMTLGAQDGDNYVTAVAKELKSFTSSIQETAFLFRVSGADFVLVTEAMAKQDCEARLKVLSTTLSHCNPLKDGSKAVWIGAAQFNDEQSFSEIMENADSALMAATKQPNGWQFASELTYIHSNTAWKERLNQVLEQQYADILIQPVMNVEENIPAYYEAFARFKEKNSGNAIPMTQLIPASERLNLIPEVDKLVVSLVLSKLTKSSRDVAINIANASLASASFRQWLLGLLNQNTALCTQLVFELEDSALIHHKDDAILFCKSLVNLGCKITIEHFGDNLASLAGLRAIQPHFVKISGKLTKDIHADQDSQLFVSSLLSIARGLSINIIAELVENEAESVALTRLDVVYQQGFYFAKPSLWQY from the coding sequence ATGAGACTATCTACCCAACTAAGCACAAGCTTACTCGTTTTTTTGATACTGGTTTTCGCCGGTTCGTTTTTTATAAACGTGAAACTAACCAGAGAATATGTAAACGAGCAGCTTGCTACCCATGCACAAGACACCGCAACCTCTTTGGGGCTTTCTATTACCCCGTACTTAGGCGACGCTAACGGCCTTATTGTGGCGGAGACTATGGTTAATGCCATTTTTGATAGAGGCTTCTATCAGTACATCACCATTACCGACATGGAAGGCAATTTACTGATTGAACGGCGTAATCCAAACACGGTTGATACTGTTCCTACTTGGTTTACCGATATTGTAGAAGTTAACCCACCCGTCGAAAAAACAGAATTGAATGACGGTTGGACGATGGCCGGTGAACTAGCGGTTCAAAGTCACCCTGGGCTTGCCAATGAGACCTTATGGGAAAGTGTTAAACAAAGCGCCTTTATGTTTTTTGCAGCCTTCGTTTTTGCCTATATCGCCCTACTCTTTATCATTACTGCCATTACAAAACCCCTTCGTATTGTCGTAAACAAAATTGAAGATATTCAAAATCAAAAGTTTTCCCACATTAACTACAAACCTTTTACGAAAGAACTTTCTTTTATAACTCAGGCGGTAAACAGGCTTTCTTCGTCTGTTGAAGTAATGTTTAAAGAGTTAACCCAAAAGGCCGAGCAGTTCAGAATTCAAGCCTTTGAAGATAGCCTTACCGGGGTTCAAAACAGAAGCGCGTTTACGCGGCATATGAATGCACTTTTAAGCAAAACTGCCACCTCGGACGAAGGCTATGTGATGTTAATACGCTTAGCACAACTAAACGCAATTAATATGACGTTAGGTGCACAAGATGGCGATAACTATGTGACCGCCGTTGCTAAAGAGCTTAAGAGTTTTACGTCCAGTATTCAGGAAACGGCATTTCTATTTAGGGTATCGGGTGCCGATTTCGTTTTGGTAACAGAAGCGATGGCAAAGCAAGATTGTGAAGCGCGTTTAAAAGTACTTAGCACTACCCTTTCTCATTGCAATCCACTCAAAGATGGCAGTAAAGCTGTGTGGATAGGCGCAGCGCAATTTAACGACGAGCAATCGTTTTCAGAAATTATGGAAAACGCTGATAGCGCGCTTATGGCTGCCACAAAGCAACCCAATGGCTGGCAATTTGCGTCTGAACTCACTTATATTCATAGTAATACTGCTTGGAAAGAGCGTTTAAACCAGGTTTTAGAGCAGCAGTACGCAGATATTCTTATTCAGCCTGTTATGAATGTTGAAGAAAATATCCCTGCTTATTATGAAGCTTTTGCGCGTTTTAAAGAAAAAAACAGTGGCAATGCCATACCTATGACGCAACTAATACCCGCATCGGAGCGTTTAAACCTAATACCTGAAGTCGATAAGCTGGTGGTAAGTCTTGTACTGAGTAAACTAACTAAATCTAGCCGTGATGTCGCTATCAACATTGCAAACGCTTCTTTAGCCAGCGCGTCGTTCAGGCAATGGCTGCTCGGTTTACTGAACCAAAATACAGCGCTATGCACCCAATTGGTGTTCGAGTTAGAAGATTCTGCCTTAATTCATCATAAAGACGATGCAATACTTTTCTGTAAGTCGCTAGTTAATTTAGGTTGTAAGATAACCATTGAACATTTTGGAGACAATCTTGCATCGTTAGCTGGGTTAAGGGCTATACAGCCTCATTTTGTAAAGATTTCCGGCAAACTTACGAAAGATATTCACGCAGACCAAGACAGTCAGTTATTTGTATCTAGTTTATTGAGTATTGCCCGCGGGTTAAGTATTAACATTATCGCTGAGCTTGTTGAAAATGAAGCAGAGTCTGTCGCTTTAACCCGATTAGATGTTGTATACCAACAAGGTTTCTATTTTGCGAAACCTTCGCTATGGCAGTATTAA
- a CDS encoding transglutaminase-like cysteine peptidase has product MHQKKRFCFPFLTHLTVRSMLTAVRSAVVVGCTLLAVTSPIAQQKTVFTPQVYARINSVYGKEAKEDVAKWRQLVTELQSEDIDEKLYQINRFFNRFDFVDDLVHWQQKDYWATPIEFISTGAGDCEDYTIAKYFSLIELGVPEQQLRLMYVTALELRQPHMVLAYYKTPTSIPLVLDNINRRILPANKRRDLSPIYSFNGNGLWAAKAMGTGRKLRGSGPMKMWDDMVERLDRVMYGDKEE; this is encoded by the coding sequence TTGCACCAAAAGAAACGTTTTTGCTTTCCTTTTCTTACCCATTTAACTGTGCGCAGTATGTTAACCGCTGTTCGCTCAGCCGTTGTTGTAGGTTGTACCTTACTAGCGGTTACATCGCCAATTGCCCAACAAAAAACGGTTTTCACACCGCAAGTTTATGCACGTATTAATTCAGTCTATGGTAAAGAAGCAAAAGAAGACGTTGCCAAATGGCGACAATTGGTTACTGAGTTACAAAGCGAAGACATAGACGAAAAGCTTTACCAGATAAACCGCTTTTTTAACCGTTTTGATTTTGTAGACGACCTTGTTCACTGGCAACAAAAAGATTATTGGGCAACGCCAATAGAGTTCATTTCCACCGGTGCTGGCGACTGTGAAGACTACACTATTGCCAAATACTTCTCGTTAATTGAACTTGGCGTTCCTGAACAACAGTTGCGATTAATGTATGTCACCGCCTTAGAATTACGCCAACCCCACATGGTTTTGGCGTATTATAAAACCCCAACCTCTATTCCACTTGTTTTGGATAATATAAATAGGCGTATATTGCCTGCTAATAAAAGAAGAGATTTGTCACCCATTTATAGCTTTAATGGTAATGGCCTGTGGGCTGCGAAAGCTATGGGAACAGGTCGCAAGCTCAGAGGAAGCGGCCCGATGAAAATGTGGGACGATATGGTAGAGCGGTTAGACCGCGTTATGTACGGAGATAAAGAAGAATAA
- a CDS encoding O-antigen ligase family protein: MFNSQKTEKFLFGFLLFTLFWLPLSLGANRPWAWALMQMSFFFIGGVLLLTHKTLLSQLYAKYKLFVIVWLAFLTWQLMNIVPLPFALVEAIRPQRVQFLLNGNIENMESIRSQWLALSFDVGQSDVTFFKSLAYCFLFFISLTLISSAKRLKYTLIVISGAGIFQAVYGSLEVLSGINYSLVFKLPVSHIATGSFVYKNHYANFLLLCLSAAIGYMIASLRVRSGSSARERLRRIVRFWLSNKVLFRIGIIIMVIALVMSRSRMGNSAFFIAMTITATLGLIYFKPRQKSYVALFISMLVIDILIVSSLFGLKQVQQRIEQTNLTQESRDEVITDALPLLSQYGAIGTGGGTFYTVYPQVQSESIQHFYDHAHNEYLQFAIEFGIVGAALLAALVLLCAKNAMSAIRHRRHPLPRGTAFAAVMAVIGIALHSTVDFPLQAPANTAIFIVLLALGALSRDIPMGRQNK; encoded by the coding sequence ATATTCAATTCTCAGAAAACCGAAAAGTTTCTTTTCGGTTTTCTTTTGTTCACCTTATTTTGGCTGCCTTTATCACTAGGCGCTAACCGCCCATGGGCGTGGGCGTTAATGCAGATGTCGTTTTTCTTTATTGGCGGCGTTCTACTGCTTACTCACAAAACACTGCTCTCTCAGCTCTATGCCAAATATAAATTGTTTGTCATTGTATGGCTGGCATTCCTGACTTGGCAGCTTATGAATATAGTTCCTCTGCCCTTTGCTTTAGTTGAAGCTATTCGCCCACAGCGGGTTCAGTTTCTGCTAAATGGGAATATTGAGAACATGGAAAGTATAAGGTCGCAGTGGCTTGCCTTAAGTTTTGATGTTGGGCAAAGCGACGTTACTTTTTTTAAATCCCTAGCCTATTGTTTCTTATTTTTTATCTCACTAACACTTATTTCCTCTGCTAAACGTTTAAAATACACCCTTATAGTGATTAGTGGCGCAGGCATATTTCAAGCTGTTTACGGCTCGTTAGAGGTGCTATCTGGCATCAACTACAGCTTGGTTTTCAAACTACCTGTTTCGCATATCGCTACGGGAAGTTTCGTCTATAAAAACCACTACGCTAATTTTCTTCTGCTATGTTTAAGCGCTGCCATCGGCTATATGATAGCTAGCTTGCGAGTTCGAAGTGGCTCGAGCGCTAGAGAGCGATTACGTAGAATAGTGCGTTTTTGGCTAAGCAATAAAGTGCTGTTTCGTATTGGCATTATTATTATGGTTATTGCGTTAGTGATGTCTCGCTCTAGAATGGGTAACAGCGCCTTTTTCATTGCTATGACTATTACCGCCACGCTAGGCTTAATTTATTTCAAGCCCCGCCAAAAAAGTTATGTCGCGTTATTTATCAGTATGTTGGTTATCGATATTCTTATTGTGAGTAGCCTTTTCGGACTTAAACAAGTACAGCAACGTATAGAGCAAACCAACTTGACTCAAGAAAGCCGTGATGAAGTTATTACTGATGCCCTGCCCCTACTTAGTCAGTATGGCGCTATAGGTACGGGCGGTGGCACTTTTTATACGGTATACCCTCAGGTTCAAAGTGAGTCTATTCAGCACTTTTACGATCATGCCCATAATGAATACCTTCAATTCGCTATTGAGTTTGGCATCGTGGGCGCAGCACTGTTGGCTGCACTCGTGTTGCTGTGCGCTAAAAACGCCATGAGCGCTATAAGACATCGACGCCATCCACTTCCTAGGGGAACAGCGTTTGCAGCTGTTATGGCAGTAATAGGTATAGCCTTACACAGTACGGTAGACTTCCCACTGCAGGCGCCAGCGAATACCGCTATATTTATTGTATTGTTAGCGCTTGGCGCGTTAAGCCGCGATATCCCTATGGGGCGGCAAAATAAATAG
- a CDS encoding VpsP family polysaccharide biosynthesis protein, translating to MANRLFSFLTNMNLLFKWVAFFIAFFGFFWSAQLFISGNAYYSVKNNIEIWQLAPNKASIQKVNSALNRIGNALHYFPDNALYYQVQGQLFEWKAITVDRSKLDASSSQDRTEVNTYLREAAISYEKSLQLRPNWSGSWIGLASVKLKQGLLNKEFYNYLENAKRAGPQDAIVHKFIVEFGLEMFSARSIHYVKIKDQLKHHLNLGLQNPLSREFVLNSIQKHDASETVCRWLRDASYPVRKRIPNCITYD from the coding sequence ATGGCTAATCGGTTATTCAGCTTCCTGACTAATATGAACTTACTCTTTAAGTGGGTAGCGTTTTTTATCGCCTTTTTCGGCTTTTTTTGGAGCGCGCAATTATTCATATCGGGTAACGCATATTACAGCGTAAAAAATAATATCGAAATATGGCAATTAGCGCCGAATAAAGCTTCAATTCAAAAGGTTAACAGTGCCTTAAATAGAATAGGTAATGCTCTTCATTATTTTCCCGATAACGCATTGTACTATCAAGTTCAAGGGCAGCTATTTGAATGGAAGGCAATTACCGTTGATAGGAGCAAACTTGATGCTAGTTCGAGTCAAGATAGAACAGAAGTGAATACTTATTTGCGGGAAGCGGCAATAAGCTACGAAAAAAGCTTACAGCTTAGGCCGAATTGGAGCGGAAGCTGGATAGGTCTGGCTTCGGTGAAATTAAAGCAGGGTTTGTTAAACAAAGAATTCTATAATTACTTAGAAAATGCGAAAAGGGCAGGCCCACAAGACGCAATAGTGCATAAGTTTATTGTCGAGTTCGGTTTAGAAATGTTTAGCGCAAGATCTATCCACTATGTAAAGATTAAAGATCAACTAAAGCATCATTTAAATTTAGGCCTTCAAAACCCGCTTAGCAGAGAGTTTGTGTTAAATTCAATACAAAAGCACGATGCGAGCGAAACCGTTTGCAGGTGGTTGCGTGACGCTAGCTACCCGGTTAGAAAACGCATTCCTAATTGCATAACTTATGATTAG